CTTGCAGCCTGCGTAAGGGAACTGCATCACGTAGCGTGAACCGGCCACTTTTCGTCCTGCGCAGACCGACTAAGTGAGCGCCACATCCTAATGCTAATCCCAGGTCATTGGCCAGTGAACGGACATATGTACCCGATGAGCAAAACACATCGATGACGGCTTCTGGCGGGTTCCATTCCAGCAATTCCAGGCTGTAAACCTGAATAGTCCTTGGTTGAAGTTCCACTTCTTCGCCCTCACGCGCCATCTCATAAGCTTTTCTTCCTTGTACCTTGATGGCAGAATAGGGCGGTGGCACCTGTTGAATTTCACCGATAAACTGCTCCAGAGCGGTCTCAAATTGCTCTTCGGTGATGTGATCAACCGAGCTGGAAGAGGTAATTTTTCCTTCTGCATCATATGTATCGGTCGTGCTGCCCAGATGGACAGTTGCCTGATATCGTTTATCAGACGCAGAGACATACTCGCTTAAACGAACCGCGGGGCCGATCAGGACAACGAGCACACCTGATGCTCTTGGATCCAACGTCCCTGTATGTCCCGCACGGTGGATGTTTGTGCCCCGCCGGATGATCTGTACGACATCGTGCGAAGTCAATCCAACCGGTTTGTCAACGACTAATACTCCCGAAACAGCATTCTTTAATTGATCTTCATAATTCTTGTTCATATTCATTCCCATTAAAATAATCCTATCGCACCTTCTCGATAGTATGTGTGACTATATTCAGTGCATCTTTCGTCTGGTCCAAGACGCTCTCTAATATGTTATCGAGGTTACCTTTCACATCTGCACCCGCTGCGGCTTTGTGCCCCCCACCGCCAAAGATGCGCGCAATCTCTGAAACATCCAAACTTGTTTCAACACTGCCGCACAGCCGCCAGCTTATTTTAACATAACCTTCATCTTGTTCTGTAAGGATAACGGCGATTTTCGCGCCTTCAATCGCAGATAAAATTTTAACTAAATCCGCATCATCACGTGAAGGGTAGCCTGCTGCTTCGCGTTCATCCAATGTCAGGGTAGTCCATACCAGGCCATTTTCCATCTTTATTTTTGATAAGCCCGCACTCCAATATCGCGCTGACGCGAGAGATTGCTCAACAACAGTTTTGTAGTATACACCCGCCAGGTCACCACCTGCTTCCATCAAAGAAGCAACCAGCCTTAAGACATCTGGATTTACATTGGTGGTCCGAAAGCCGATTGTGTCGGTTACGATTCCCGTGATTAGAGCATCTGCGATCGGCTTGGTGATCTGAAGACCAAGCTTAGGCAGGATTT
This genomic interval from Anaerolineales bacterium contains the following:
- the truB gene encoding tRNA pseudouridine(55) synthase TruB, which gives rise to MGMNMNKNYEDQLKNAVSGVLVVDKPVGLTSHDVVQIIRRGTNIHRAGHTGTLDPRASGVLVVLIGPAVRLSEYVSASDKRYQATVHLGSTTDTYDAEGKITSSSSVDHITEEQFETALEQFIGEIQQVPPPYSAIKVQGRKAYEMAREGEEVELQPRTIQVYSLELLEWNPPEAVIDVFCSSGTYVRSLANDLGLALGCGAHLVGLRRTKSGRFTLRDAVPLRRLQDAFHVGDWYKFLIPAAEALGDWHMVELDGDQVELIRHGHRITAEGDAKGWVRGISQQGDLVALMELDEATNEWQPRKVFFS